The Anopheles maculipalpis chromosome 3RL, idAnoMacuDA_375_x, whole genome shotgun sequence genomic sequence CTACAGTGACCGTGAACTAGCACGCGACCAGCAGGCGACTTCTTATCTTTCCGTGTCGTCACTACACTGCCTTTACTGAACTGCTGATCGGAGCAGCAGTCTTTCATAAACCTGTGACAGCTGTGTATCCTTCTAACATCTACACCACTCGATGGATTCTCCATCCAGTGACGCCGGCAAGGAAGATGACGATGAAAgttcgtcctcttcgtcgagTGGATCGGAAGCAACCACACCGAAGCGTTCCGAGCTGGATGATTTCCGCGAACGATGGCAGCAGGAACTGAAGCGAGAGCAACCGGTTACCGCCAACGCACCAGTTGCCACGACGACGGTGGAACATGATTCCATCGAGCATCAGGCACGTACACTGTTCCAGCAAGGTTCGGACCTGGAACGAAGCGGGAAAGTGTTCGAAGCAATGCGACTTTATCGGCGCGCCACACAACTCGTGCCGGACATTGAGTTCCGGGTGTACGATATAAAGCATGCCAAACCGAAGGAAGATCCAACGAATGATAAAAACGCACGGCTCGTGGAAGGGCTAATGGAACGCATGATGGAGGCAAACATAGACGAAGATGAGGAAAATCTGGAAAACGTCGATTTGGCATTGCGCTTCCAGACGCTAATGGCCCGGTCCGGCAAACTGTTCGAACGTGCCAGCGGTGACCGTAAGCTGATCGTGACGACGGCCCACTTCTCAGACCTTCCGATGGAACTGATCCTTTACATACTGCGATGGGTTGTATCGAACGATTTGGATATGAAATCGCTGGAACGCTTTGCATCAGTTTGCCGTGGATTTTATCTACTGGCGAGAGATCCGGAAATATGGCGCCATGCGTGTATGAGGTGGTTTTGCATAATAATTCTTTCACAAGGGTGTATTTGTAATCGATTCtatgattatttttagaatttGGGGTGTAAATTTGGGGGTACTGAAGGGAACGCCCTTCAGTTCCTGGCGCGAGATGTACATTAGCCGACCCCGGATACTCTTCCACGGATGTTACATCAGCCGAACTAGTTATCTGCGTTCGGGCGAGAATAGTTTCCAGGATCAGTTCTATCGACCGATCCAGCTGGTAGAATACTATCGATACTTTCGCTTCTTTGCGGACGGTAAAGTGCTGATGCTGACGACAGCCGATGAACCACAGCAGTGTGTCGTTAAGTTGAAGCCACGATGTCCCACTCAGAACGAAATATTGCGTGGACACTATCGGTATGTTGTATGCGATTGGAATCAGCTGAGCGCAAGGATTTatcttgcgtttttttttcttgcctctTTAAGCTTGCACGACGACGTCGTTATCGTGGCCATTCAACGCAACCGTCCAACGGCTCCCGCACGGCCAAGTCGCAAAGTGCGCGACCCGGAACCGGAATACGGACAGCAAACGTTTCTGATGGAACTGCAGATCGTAAGCACCGCCAAACGGCCATTTAGCCAGCTGCACTGGAAACAGTACACGATGGtacagcagcgaaacaatcagGAAAAAACGACCCAGTTCGAGCTAACCAGCACCAAGTATCCACCGTTATACTTTTCGCGCGTTAAGAGCTACCACCTGGAATCGGAAGGACCATTGAAGTAGAGGGCACGGTAAAACCGACAGCTCTTTTGCTCACGGAGCATAAAGACGTGCAgcaccacacaacaacactttacACAGGAGATAGTGGATTATTTTTCGCCTATTTTTTAGCCCCTAGTAAGTACCGGAACAGAACCGGAAAACAATCGTTAATCATTTTAATCAGTTCAGCCGAACTAAGGAcgcaacagaaaagaaaaaaaaaacagaatttaATCGGTGTCTGAAAAGTGAAGCTTTTGAGTCCctaatgataaataaatcagTGTTACAAAAATTGTTGTCTGATATACATATGTCGATCATAAGCAGTTTGGGTCCGTATTCCGATttccaaacgaaaaaaaaaacctaacggttttatttaagtttatattttaaatattgccATGGAATATGCGCATTTGTTCGTTTTTAGTTAAGTTTCCAATCGATTCCGCGGTCCATTCAATccgttttgttcatttttggcTAATATATCCAATAGTGCGCCCCTCGCGTGACGAATAAAATTGTAGAAAGTATTCgcttatttaaattaaaatattaccaaaatgttttgaaagcgTTTGGTAATAGAacataaaatgcaaattttcctATCCTTTTCCTTTCAATAGCTTAATTCCGTGTCTCACGGACAAATACTGACCTTCCTTTAGTTCAATTCGATTCGTTGCCCTCTACGCGGATGGATTATTCTTCATCAGCTGTATATCCGCTGCCATCATGTCAGCGATCAGCTCCAGGAATGTTACCTTCGGCGACCAGCCCAGCTGTGCCTTCGCTTTGGACGCATCGCCCAGCAGCAGATCCACCTCGGTCGGGCGGAAAAACTTAGCATTGATGCGTACCCGTACCGTCTCGGTACCCTTCTCCACGCCCACCTCATCCACACCCGTCCCTCGCCATTCAATCTCGCGCCCAATGTACTGGAACgctttttcaacaaattccCGCACCGAGTGCGTTTCTCCGGTAGCAATTACAAAATCTTCCGGCTGGTCCTGCTGCATCATAAGCCACATCGCTTCGACGTAATCTTTGGCGTGGCCCCAATCACGTTTCGAGTCCAGATTGCCCAGCTCGAGGTATTCCTGCTGGCCGAGTGAAATCTTTGCCACCGAGCGAGTAATTTTACGCGTCACAAAATTTTCTCCCCGGCGAGGTGATTCATGATTGAAGAGAATACCGTTGCAAGCGAACATATTGTACGCTTCGCGATAATTTATCACAATCCAGTATCCGTACATCTTGGCGCAGGCGTACGGTGACCGGGGATAAAACGGTGTCTTTTCGTTCTGTGGCGTTTCAACTACTTTCCCGTACAGTTCCGACGTGGATGCTTGATAAAAGCGGACCGTCTTTTCCTGGCCCACGGTACGAATGGCATCCAGCAGACGGAGCGTACCGACCGCATCCACTTCAGCCGTGTATTCGCTTAAATCGAACGAAATCTTTACATGGCTTTGTGCGGCTAGGTTGTAGATTTCGGTCGGTCGGACTTGTGCTATAATTTTCACCAGCGCGCTACTATCGGTCATGTCACCGTAGTGTAGCTTCATCTTGCCCTCCCGGTGCGTGCGCGGATCCGCATACAGATGCTCGATGCGCGAAGTGTTGAATGTACTGGCCCGGCGAATTATTCCATGCACCTCATATCCCTTGTCCAGCAGAAACTCGGCCAAATATGATCCATCCTGTGGAGAAGCAGGAGCAGTGAAAAAGGGTTAACCACATTCGAAAGCCGATAGCACACTTTAATCACTCACTTGACCCGTAATGCCTGTTATCAGTGCCACTTTTCTATCGCTGGCAGGATTCGTCACCGTTGTTTCGCCCTCCATTTTTAATGCTCTATTTTATCGTACTACAAACACTGTTAACTACTATCGCGTCAAGTGTAATCCTTACCTTCTATTAAGTGTCTCAAATTTGTTAGATTAAGTTGAGGAATTGATACAAATTCGTGAATTTAACCGGCTTTTTCGATAGTTTTTCGTGTCTTGTCCCCTGCGAGTGTGACGTGTATTTACATTagcttcgtttgttttgaaaagtaaagcacTGTGGGTTTGACGCGAGTTCCACATGCGTTGACAGCACAgtttacaattaaaaaaaaaatgtttccgatattttattgcaatttcaGAAGGAGAAAAGCATTTTGAACCGCGATACAAGGCGAAATCAGGAGTTTTTCCTATTAAATATAATCGCTTATTGGAGTTATTGTTTGTAAACTGTACAAAAGTCGAAATCGTCTACCATAATCGTATCAACGGCTAGAACGCAGCAGCCATCGCTCTGTCAATCAGTTCTGTTTCTTTGCTGCTCTCACGTTTAGTCTGGTTCGCGCTGTACGTCG encodes the following:
- the LOC126562280 gene encoding F-box only protein 9, yielding MDSPSSDAGKEDDDESSSSSSSGSEATTPKRSELDDFRERWQQELKREQPVTANAPVATTTVEHDSIEHQARTLFQQGSDLERSGKVFEAMRLYRRATQLVPDIEFRVYDIKHAKPKEDPTNDKNARLVEGLMERMMEANIDEDEENLENVDLALRFQTLMARSGKLFERASGDRKLIVTTAHFSDLPMELILYILRWVVSNDLDMKSLERFASVCRGFYLLARDPEIWRHACMRIWGVNLGVLKGTPFSSWREMYISRPRILFHGCYISRTSYLRSGENSFQDQFYRPIQLVEYYRYFRFFADGKVLMLTTADEPQQCVVKLKPRCPTQNEILRGHYRLHDDVVIVAIQRNRPTAPARPSRKVRDPEPEYGQQTFLMELQIVSTAKRPFSQLHWKQYTMVQQRNNQEKTTQFELTSTKYPPLYFSRVKSYHLESEGPLK
- the LOC126562494 gene encoding GDP-mannose 4,6 dehydratase, with the translated sequence MEGETTVTNPASDRKVALITGITGQDGSYLAEFLLDKGYEVHGIIRRASTFNTSRIEHLYADPRTHREGKMKLHYGDMTDSSALVKIIAQVRPTEIYNLAAQSHVKISFDLSEYTAEVDAVGTLRLLDAIRTVGQEKTVRFYQASTSELYGKVVETPQNEKTPFYPRSPYACAKMYGYWIVINYREAYNMFACNGILFNHESPRRGENFVTRKITRSVAKISLGQQEYLELGNLDSKRDWGHAKDYVEAMWLMMQQDQPEDFVIATGETHSVREFVEKAFQYIGREIEWRGTGVDEVGVEKGTETVRVRINAKFFRPTEVDLLLGDASKAKAQLGWSPKVTFLELIADMMAADIQLMKNNPSA